The Helianthus annuus cultivar XRQ/B chromosome 15, HanXRQr2.0-SUNRISE, whole genome shotgun sequence genomic sequence GTACCCTCAAGTTCTTCATGCCAGTGTTGTAGTGGATCTCGCACCCGTTGTTAAGTATCTTGAAGGCATGGATATTAAACCGAACGACATTCCTCGAGTTCTTGAAAAGTATCCGGAAGTGTTGGGGTATAAACTCGAGGGTACAATGAGCACGTCTGTCGCTTATTTAGTCGGAATCGGAGTTTCAAGACGAGAAATTGGCGGGATTCTAACGAGATATCCCGAAATTTTAGGAATGAGAGTCGGCAGAGTGATCAAACCGTTCGTCGAATATCTTGGAAGTTTGGGAATCCCGACATTAGCCGTGGCCCGGTTAATTGAGAAACGACCGCACATACTCGGGTTCGGGTTACACGATCAAATCAAACCAAACGTTAAGTTGTTAACTGAATTTGGTGTTCGGGAAGCATCGATTTCTTCCGTAATCGCACAATATCCCGAGATTATAGGGCTTGATCTTGGCGTGAGGCTACCGAAACAACACGATTTCCTTACGTCCCTTGTTGATTTGAGCCGTGAAGATTTCGGAAAAATGATAGAGAAAATGCCGCAGATTGTAAGTTTGAGTAGCGCGGCGGTTGTGAAGCATGTCGAGTTTTTGAAAAGTTGCGGTTTTGCTGAAAACCAAGTGAAGAAGATGGTTATCGTGTGTCCGCAAGTGCTTGCACTGAATATGGATATAATGAAATTAAATTTCGATTATTTTCAAGATAAGATGGGGCGCGAGTTGGACGAGCTAGTTGATTTTCCGGCTTTCTTTACGTACGGTTTGGAGTCGACTATAAGACCGAGGCATCGGATGGTTGCTAAAAAGGGACTTAAATGTTCTCTTGCGTGGCTTCTTAACTGTTCGGATGCTAAATTTGAGCAAAGGATGAAATACGACACGATAGATATCGATGAGATGGAAGATGAGTCGTCGTTTGACATGAATAGTTTAACGCGGCCTAGAAACAACGAATCGGATTCTGATTAcgatgaagatgaagatagcGATGAAGAATATCTATAGGGAACTTTAGCGAAGCGGTCTCAACGAGCAAAATATATTTGGCAGCATGTAATATGTGTTAGTTTTACATTAAATTTGTTAACCTGTGTTTGTCATGAATTGGTTATTCATAATCAGTGACAGCACAGAATGAGTGAGTACCTAGGAGTTGTTTAAGAACCACATGATGTTGCATCCAACGACTACTTGTGAAACCAGCAACATCATCCGGTCCTGCATGGCGAGGCGATGTAGGACCAGATGATGTTGCATTGAACTAGTTGCGGTATAAATTttataggcaaattggatttaaataatcccaactcatttaatcaccaataataatccgaactatttacttttgtttgtaaaatactcccagttaaaaaaacactaactaggttaaaaaaaaTGCTGACGTGGCTTGACACGTGGCAAATATTGATGATGTGGCAGCTGAtgtgcccgactacctgccattgctttgtaattgccctttttcgtgtggaatgatattgTTGTGGTTTTTCTCCAAAAAAAGTTCGGTTTTAAACCGCTTTATAAGGGGAAAAAGGATCGGTTCAGTTTCAACCAATTTCTTCAAGGGGTTCTCAAACCGTCAGTTTTTTTGGTTTCAAACTAGTTTCTGGAGTTGTTCGTTCGTGTTTTTCCCCCGCCTCTACCTGGGACCCGGTCTACTCAGACTGCTGGGCTCAtagcttggttttaaaatgcgagTGTGGTCAAGGCGGGTGGAAAACGCCTCAACTATGGTGAGTCTGAGGCCTAGCAATCCATGAAGTGGGCTGGAGGCTTCGCTTCAAGCGCTTCGTATAGAACGATAGAAATTTGATAGTGACATTTAATTGTATATAGCGTTAATCTCATCAATAGGTACTTGGATGTTTGCAGACTATACATTGATACATGCAATAAAAACACATTTAAAGTGAGTTCGAGTAACTTGTACATATGGGTTGTACTTTCAGATTCTTTTGATTGTACATAGAACTTTTTCTTAAATaagaatattggattttaataatctcaactgtTCGCCTTTGGCCACCAACAGTcctaacttcaaaaataaccactggcagtcccaactattgacatattggtcatcaatggaccctgactaacagaaccctaaggCCGTTAGTCTCTAGTCGTCGCAAAACCGTTTTTGGCCAGGAAAAGGTTTCTAAATTAAGGTCTGATCTAAGTTTAaaaagaggtttgggacgaaaatgttgagttttccggccaaaaagttgATTTTTCTGGGCACAAAGAAGTTTTCCAGCGAAAAAGGTGTTTTCCGATGACTTCCataattggggcttttactaGAAGAATGTTCATAAAGGTtcgtaataaggttacaaagaggtttgagaAAAAAATGTGGAGTTTTCTggtcaaaaacgtttttccggcgaccgaAGACTAACGGAGTTAGGGTTTTGTTAGTCAGGGTCTATTGGTGGTctatatgttaatagttgggactaccggtggttatttttgaagttaggACTATTGGCGGTCAATGACGAAtggttaggattattaaaatccaatattccttttcAATATTATTAAATATCTTGCTTTTTAgtgtttaaaacaatgttttaaaatccaGTTTTTATATCGTACCGGATTGGGCTAAACAATGGTTTAACCGGTACTACCGCCGggttttaaaacattggtttaaAAAGTAACAAGTTTTAATATTATTTAGAAATAATTTATTAGTTTTAGAAACACAAA encodes the following:
- the LOC110910266 gene encoding transcription termination factor MTERF4, chloroplastic, giving the protein MKIIGCNCIPKSSVLIMQHELSSLVFCKPTLLIPSYYQKRNNFVTKLQCSVASRPYASSSDSVRSNKKQGKSSSSSSSLYGRASLLEMKNERIANRARVYEFLRSIGIEPDELDGLELPVTVDVMKERVDFLHTLGLTIEDINNYPLVLGCSVKKNMIPVLDYLGKLGVKRSNLTEFLRRYPQVLHASVVVDLAPVVKYLEGMDIKPNDIPRVLEKYPEVLGYKLEGTMSTSVAYLVGIGVSRREIGGILTRYPEILGMRVGRVIKPFVEYLGSLGIPTLAVARLIEKRPHILGFGLHDQIKPNVKLLTEFGVREASISSVIAQYPEIIGLDLGVRLPKQHDFLTSLVDLSREDFGKMIEKMPQIVSLSSAAVVKHVEFLKSCGFAENQVKKMVIVCPQVLALNMDIMKLNFDYFQDKMGRELDELVDFPAFFTYGLESTIRPRHRMVAKKGLKCSLAWLLNCSDAKFEQRMKYDTIDIDEMEDESSFDMNSLTRPRNNESDSDYDEDEDSDEEYL